A part of Anolis sagrei isolate rAnoSag1 chromosome 3, rAnoSag1.mat, whole genome shotgun sequence genomic DNA contains:
- the NFKBIZ gene encoding NF-kappa-B inhibitor zeta isoform X3, translated as MGGGKQQRGPFQGVRVKNSVKELLLHLRNSKQMSSDHGAGELKAQGGLVHYDPYTELKNIITRSRKRKNHESFPDAPSYKRSATFQPHLLTPPQTPTSIESNMEDAHMNEPKQDGSCDMLQNIINIKNESSPISLNTVQVSWLHSAANPNSPGEQYQEMAGTQAFSPPQKYQTFQTSSPPQMLELPQNYQFSPPQTQELSQHYGQNPLLEYRPQSASSQSSDYQQSLYESQELSYGTTSSFASLLNDSEDLDAISSSLSQALSGGHQQTGMSSHSQAYNQFSSDMCSGLEEHGLPMAASNMPLQHQDITGNTAQLGKSFFQWQVEQEENKLANLSQDQILAKDSDGDTFLHIAVAQGRRAVSYVLARKMAALRMLDIKEHNGQSALQVAVAANQHLIVQDLVSLGAQVNTTDCWGRTPLHVCAEKGHAQVLQAIQKGAIVSNQYVDLEATNYDGLTALHCAVVAHNSVAHDLQGQHSPHSPEVQELRLKSKRLADTIKFLIQIGASVEARDRKSGRSALHLAAEEANVELIRLFLELPSCLSFINAKAYNGNTALHVAASLQHRVTQLDAVRLLMRKGADPSARNLENEQPVHLVPDGPVGVEIRRILKGKTTQHRSSLC; from the exons ATGGGGGGAGGAAAGCAACAGAGAGGACCTTTCCAAGGTGTTCGTGTGAAAAACTCTGTGAAGGAACTGTTGCTGCATCTTAGAAACAGCAAACAGATGTCCTCTGATCATGGTGCTGGTGAATTAAAG GCACAAGGAGGATTAGTACATTATGATCCTTACACAG AGCTGAAGAACATAATAACCCGCAGCCGGAAGCGAAAAAACCATGAATCTTTTCCTGATGCACCTAGTTATAAAAGATCAGCGACTTTCCAACCTCACCTCTTG ACACCTCCACAGACACCAACATCGATTGAAAGCAATATGGAGGATGCCCATATGAATGAGCCCAAACAAGATGGCAGCTGTGACATGCTGCAGAACATTatcaatattaaaaatgaatCCAGTCCAATTTCCCTGAACACAGTACAAGTTAGTTGGCTTCACAGTGCTGCGAATCCCAACTCTCCAGGAGAACAATATCAAGAGATGGCTGGAACACAAGCCTTTTCACCACCTCAGAAGTACCAAACATTTCAAACAAGCAGTCCACCACAAATGTTGGAATTGCCCCAGAATTATCAGTTTTCACCCCCACAGACCCAGGAACTGTCACAGCACTACGGCCAGAATCCACTCCTGGAATACAGACCACAGTCTGCAAGCAGCCAGTCTTCTGACTAtcaacaaagtctttatgaaaGCCAAGAGCTGTCATATGGCACTACTTCGAGCTTTGCTTCTCTCTTAAATGACTCAGAAGATCTCGATGCCATCTCCAGTTCGCTCTCTCAAGCCCTGTCTGGTGGCCACCAGCAAACTGGTATGAGCAGCCACTCTCAGGCTTATAACCAGTTTAGCAGTGATATGTGCAGTGGTCTTGAAGAGCATGGCTTACCGATGGCTGCTTCGAATATGCCTCTGCAACACCAGGACATTACTGGAAACACAGCGCAGCTAGGCAAGTCATTCTTCCAGTGGCAAGTGGAACAGGAAGAAAACAAATTGGCGAACCTTTCTCAAGATCAAATCCTTGCCAAAGATTCTGACGGTGACAC GTTTCTTCATATTGCAGTTGCCCAGGGACGCCGGGCAGTATCCTATGTCTTGGCGAGAAAGATGGCAGCTCTCCGTATGCTGGATATTAAAGAGCACAATGGCCAG AGTGCCCTGCAAGTGGCTGTGGCAGCAAACCAGCATCTTATTGTACAGGATTTGGTTAGCCTTGGGGCCCAAGTGAATACTACAGATTGTTGGGGCAGGACACCATTGCACGTGTGTGCTGAAAAAGGCCATGCACAAGTCCTTCAG gcaatcCAGAAAGGAGCTATTGTAAGCAATCAATATGTAGACTTGGAGGCAACTAATTATGATG GTTTGACAGCATTGCACTGTGCAGTCGTAGCCCACAATTCTGTGGCGCATGATCTACAAGGCCAGCATTCACCTCATTCTCCTGAGGTGCAGGAACTGAGGTTGAAAAGCAAGAGGTTGGCAGACACCATTAAATTTCTAATCCAGATTGGGGCATCTGTGGAAGCTAGG GATCGTAAAAGTGGCCGTTCAGCCCTACACTTGGCAGCCGAAGAAGCAAATGTTGAACTCATTCGCCTGTTTTTGGAGCTGCCCTCTTGCCTCTCTTTTATCAATGCCAAG GCTTACAATGGCAATACAGCACTCCATGTAGCTGCTAGTTTGCAGCACCGGGTGACTCAGTTGGATGCAGTTCGTTTGTTGATGCGTAAAGGAGCAGATCCGAGTGCCAGGAACTTGGAAAATGAGCAGCCTGTTCACCTTGTTCCTGATGGACCAGTGGGAGTTGAG ATCAGACGGATTTTGAAAGGGAAGACCACCCAGCACCGATCATCCCTCTGTTAA
- the NFKBIZ gene encoding NF-kappa-B inhibitor zeta isoform X2 yields the protein MIVDSSRDPDSDFGSSSSFSSSSSSSSLGSPFNLAFFYGASPNSSEGSCSPTHSAPGSPPGSDAELSGHGCHGDGRQGLAGRSGARAAGEVKQHMGGGKQQRGPFQGVRVKNSVKELLLHLRNSKQMSSDHGAGELKAQGGLVHYDPYTELKNIITRSRKRKNHESFPDAPSYKRSATFQPHLLTPPQTPTSIESNMEDAHMNEPKQDGSCDMLQNIINIKNESSPISLNTVQVSWLHSAANPNSPGEQYQEMAGTQAFSPPQKYQTFQTSSPPQMLELPQNYQFSPPQTQELSQHYGQNPLLEYRPQSASSQSSDYQQSLYESQELSYGTTSSFASLLNDSEDLDAISSSLSQALSGGHQQTGMSSHSQAYNQFSSDMCSGLEEHGLPMAASNMPLQHQDITGNTAQLGKSFFQWQVEQEENKLANLSQDQILAKDSDGDTFLHIAVAQGRRAVSYVLARKMAALRMLDIKEHNGQSALQVAVAANQHLIVQDLVSLGAQVNTTDCWGRTPLHVCAEKGHAQVLQAIQKGAIVSNQYVDLEATNYDGLTALHCAVVAHNSVAHDLQGQHSPHSPEVQELRLKSKRLADTIKFLIQIGASVEARDRKSGRSALHLAAEEANVELIRLFLELPSCLSFINAKAYNGNTALHVAASLQHRVTQLDAVRLLMRKGADPSARNLENEQPVHLVPDGPVGVEIRRILKGKTTQHRSSLC from the exons ATGATTGTGGACAGTAGCCGCGACCCGGACAGCGACTTcggctcctcttcttccttttcctcctcctcctcctcctcttccctcggCAGCCCCTTCAACTTGGCCTTCTTCTACGGCGCGTCGCCCAACTCCAGCGAGGGCAGCTGCTCGCCCACCCACTCCGCCCCGGGCTCCCCGCCGGGCTCCGACGCCGAGCTTTCCGGCCACGGCTGCCATGGCGACGGGAGGCAAGGGCTTGCTGGACGGAGCGGTGCGCGCGCAGCCGGAGAAG TTAAACAACATATGGGGGGAGGAAAGCAACAGAGAGGACCTTTCCAAGGTGTTCGTGTGAAAAACTCTGTGAAGGAACTGTTGCTGCATCTTAGAAACAGCAAACAGATGTCCTCTGATCATGGTGCTGGTGAATTAAAG GCACAAGGAGGATTAGTACATTATGATCCTTACACAG AGCTGAAGAACATAATAACCCGCAGCCGGAAGCGAAAAAACCATGAATCTTTTCCTGATGCACCTAGTTATAAAAGATCAGCGACTTTCCAACCTCACCTCTTG ACACCTCCACAGACACCAACATCGATTGAAAGCAATATGGAGGATGCCCATATGAATGAGCCCAAACAAGATGGCAGCTGTGACATGCTGCAGAACATTatcaatattaaaaatgaatCCAGTCCAATTTCCCTGAACACAGTACAAGTTAGTTGGCTTCACAGTGCTGCGAATCCCAACTCTCCAGGAGAACAATATCAAGAGATGGCTGGAACACAAGCCTTTTCACCACCTCAGAAGTACCAAACATTTCAAACAAGCAGTCCACCACAAATGTTGGAATTGCCCCAGAATTATCAGTTTTCACCCCCACAGACCCAGGAACTGTCACAGCACTACGGCCAGAATCCACTCCTGGAATACAGACCACAGTCTGCAAGCAGCCAGTCTTCTGACTAtcaacaaagtctttatgaaaGCCAAGAGCTGTCATATGGCACTACTTCGAGCTTTGCTTCTCTCTTAAATGACTCAGAAGATCTCGATGCCATCTCCAGTTCGCTCTCTCAAGCCCTGTCTGGTGGCCACCAGCAAACTGGTATGAGCAGCCACTCTCAGGCTTATAACCAGTTTAGCAGTGATATGTGCAGTGGTCTTGAAGAGCATGGCTTACCGATGGCTGCTTCGAATATGCCTCTGCAACACCAGGACATTACTGGAAACACAGCGCAGCTAGGCAAGTCATTCTTCCAGTGGCAAGTGGAACAGGAAGAAAACAAATTGGCGAACCTTTCTCAAGATCAAATCCTTGCCAAAGATTCTGACGGTGACAC GTTTCTTCATATTGCAGTTGCCCAGGGACGCCGGGCAGTATCCTATGTCTTGGCGAGAAAGATGGCAGCTCTCCGTATGCTGGATATTAAAGAGCACAATGGCCAG AGTGCCCTGCAAGTGGCTGTGGCAGCAAACCAGCATCTTATTGTACAGGATTTGGTTAGCCTTGGGGCCCAAGTGAATACTACAGATTGTTGGGGCAGGACACCATTGCACGTGTGTGCTGAAAAAGGCCATGCACAAGTCCTTCAG gcaatcCAGAAAGGAGCTATTGTAAGCAATCAATATGTAGACTTGGAGGCAACTAATTATGATG GTTTGACAGCATTGCACTGTGCAGTCGTAGCCCACAATTCTGTGGCGCATGATCTACAAGGCCAGCATTCACCTCATTCTCCTGAGGTGCAGGAACTGAGGTTGAAAAGCAAGAGGTTGGCAGACACCATTAAATTTCTAATCCAGATTGGGGCATCTGTGGAAGCTAGG GATCGTAAAAGTGGCCGTTCAGCCCTACACTTGGCAGCCGAAGAAGCAAATGTTGAACTCATTCGCCTGTTTTTGGAGCTGCCCTCTTGCCTCTCTTTTATCAATGCCAAG GCTTACAATGGCAATACAGCACTCCATGTAGCTGCTAGTTTGCAGCACCGGGTGACTCAGTTGGATGCAGTTCGTTTGTTGATGCGTAAAGGAGCAGATCCGAGTGCCAGGAACTTGGAAAATGAGCAGCCTGTTCACCTTGTTCCTGATGGACCAGTGGGAGTTGAG ATCAGACGGATTTTGAAAGGGAAGACCACCCAGCACCGATCATCCCTCTGTTAA
- the NFKBIZ gene encoding NF-kappa-B inhibitor zeta isoform X1, protein MIVDSSRDPDSDFGSSSSFSSSSSSSSLGSPFNLAFFYGASPNSSEGSCSPTHSAPGSPPGSDAELSGHGCHGDGRQGLAGRSGARAAGEAVKQHMGGGKQQRGPFQGVRVKNSVKELLLHLRNSKQMSSDHGAGELKAQGGLVHYDPYTELKNIITRSRKRKNHESFPDAPSYKRSATFQPHLLTPPQTPTSIESNMEDAHMNEPKQDGSCDMLQNIINIKNESSPISLNTVQVSWLHSAANPNSPGEQYQEMAGTQAFSPPQKYQTFQTSSPPQMLELPQNYQFSPPQTQELSQHYGQNPLLEYRPQSASSQSSDYQQSLYESQELSYGTTSSFASLLNDSEDLDAISSSLSQALSGGHQQTGMSSHSQAYNQFSSDMCSGLEEHGLPMAASNMPLQHQDITGNTAQLGKSFFQWQVEQEENKLANLSQDQILAKDSDGDTFLHIAVAQGRRAVSYVLARKMAALRMLDIKEHNGQSALQVAVAANQHLIVQDLVSLGAQVNTTDCWGRTPLHVCAEKGHAQVLQAIQKGAIVSNQYVDLEATNYDGLTALHCAVVAHNSVAHDLQGQHSPHSPEVQELRLKSKRLADTIKFLIQIGASVEARDRKSGRSALHLAAEEANVELIRLFLELPSCLSFINAKAYNGNTALHVAASLQHRVTQLDAVRLLMRKGADPSARNLENEQPVHLVPDGPVGVEIRRILKGKTTQHRSSLC, encoded by the exons ATGATTGTGGACAGTAGCCGCGACCCGGACAGCGACTTcggctcctcttcttccttttcctcctcctcctcctcctcttccctcggCAGCCCCTTCAACTTGGCCTTCTTCTACGGCGCGTCGCCCAACTCCAGCGAGGGCAGCTGCTCGCCCACCCACTCCGCCCCGGGCTCCCCGCCGGGCTCCGACGCCGAGCTTTCCGGCCACGGCTGCCATGGCGACGGGAGGCAAGGGCTTGCTGGACGGAGCGGTGCGCGCGCAGCCGGAGAAG CAGTTAAACAACATATGGGGGGAGGAAAGCAACAGAGAGGACCTTTCCAAGGTGTTCGTGTGAAAAACTCTGTGAAGGAACTGTTGCTGCATCTTAGAAACAGCAAACAGATGTCCTCTGATCATGGTGCTGGTGAATTAAAG GCACAAGGAGGATTAGTACATTATGATCCTTACACAG AGCTGAAGAACATAATAACCCGCAGCCGGAAGCGAAAAAACCATGAATCTTTTCCTGATGCACCTAGTTATAAAAGATCAGCGACTTTCCAACCTCACCTCTTG ACACCTCCACAGACACCAACATCGATTGAAAGCAATATGGAGGATGCCCATATGAATGAGCCCAAACAAGATGGCAGCTGTGACATGCTGCAGAACATTatcaatattaaaaatgaatCCAGTCCAATTTCCCTGAACACAGTACAAGTTAGTTGGCTTCACAGTGCTGCGAATCCCAACTCTCCAGGAGAACAATATCAAGAGATGGCTGGAACACAAGCCTTTTCACCACCTCAGAAGTACCAAACATTTCAAACAAGCAGTCCACCACAAATGTTGGAATTGCCCCAGAATTATCAGTTTTCACCCCCACAGACCCAGGAACTGTCACAGCACTACGGCCAGAATCCACTCCTGGAATACAGACCACAGTCTGCAAGCAGCCAGTCTTCTGACTAtcaacaaagtctttatgaaaGCCAAGAGCTGTCATATGGCACTACTTCGAGCTTTGCTTCTCTCTTAAATGACTCAGAAGATCTCGATGCCATCTCCAGTTCGCTCTCTCAAGCCCTGTCTGGTGGCCACCAGCAAACTGGTATGAGCAGCCACTCTCAGGCTTATAACCAGTTTAGCAGTGATATGTGCAGTGGTCTTGAAGAGCATGGCTTACCGATGGCTGCTTCGAATATGCCTCTGCAACACCAGGACATTACTGGAAACACAGCGCAGCTAGGCAAGTCATTCTTCCAGTGGCAAGTGGAACAGGAAGAAAACAAATTGGCGAACCTTTCTCAAGATCAAATCCTTGCCAAAGATTCTGACGGTGACAC GTTTCTTCATATTGCAGTTGCCCAGGGACGCCGGGCAGTATCCTATGTCTTGGCGAGAAAGATGGCAGCTCTCCGTATGCTGGATATTAAAGAGCACAATGGCCAG AGTGCCCTGCAAGTGGCTGTGGCAGCAAACCAGCATCTTATTGTACAGGATTTGGTTAGCCTTGGGGCCCAAGTGAATACTACAGATTGTTGGGGCAGGACACCATTGCACGTGTGTGCTGAAAAAGGCCATGCACAAGTCCTTCAG gcaatcCAGAAAGGAGCTATTGTAAGCAATCAATATGTAGACTTGGAGGCAACTAATTATGATG GTTTGACAGCATTGCACTGTGCAGTCGTAGCCCACAATTCTGTGGCGCATGATCTACAAGGCCAGCATTCACCTCATTCTCCTGAGGTGCAGGAACTGAGGTTGAAAAGCAAGAGGTTGGCAGACACCATTAAATTTCTAATCCAGATTGGGGCATCTGTGGAAGCTAGG GATCGTAAAAGTGGCCGTTCAGCCCTACACTTGGCAGCCGAAGAAGCAAATGTTGAACTCATTCGCCTGTTTTTGGAGCTGCCCTCTTGCCTCTCTTTTATCAATGCCAAG GCTTACAATGGCAATACAGCACTCCATGTAGCTGCTAGTTTGCAGCACCGGGTGACTCAGTTGGATGCAGTTCGTTTGTTGATGCGTAAAGGAGCAGATCCGAGTGCCAGGAACTTGGAAAATGAGCAGCCTGTTCACCTTGTTCCTGATGGACCAGTGGGAGTTGAG ATCAGACGGATTTTGAAAGGGAAGACCACCCAGCACCGATCATCCCTCTGTTAA